From a region of the Helianthus annuus cultivar XRQ/B chromosome 5, HanXRQr2.0-SUNRISE, whole genome shotgun sequence genome:
- the LOC110938790 gene encoding uncharacterized protein LOC110938790, protein MKLSDFGLCKPLDCTNLQQNDFTAAKNLSGALQSDGRPAIPRRTQQEQLQHWQRNRRMLIGAHQFKVSNGDCIFTEKLKFYEVNDKALDAKLIIFKKKRRKNY, encoded by the exons ATGAAACTATCAGATTTTGGATTATGTAAACCGTTAGACTGCACTAATCTTCAGCAAAATGATTTCACTGCTGCAAAGAACTTAAGTGGGGCTCTTCAAAGTGACGGACGCCCTGCTATACCGAGACGCACTCAACAGGAGCAACTGCAACATTGGCAGAGAAATAGGAGGATGCTG ATTGGAGCTCATCAATTCAAGGTTAGCAATGGGGATTGCATATTCACAGAAAAGTTAAAGTTCTATGAAGTGAATGATAAG GCCTTAGATGCAAAATTAATTATCTTTAagaaaaagagaagaaagaaTTATTGA